CATCACCGTGTCTATCATCACAGGTGGATTATAGTCGCCCAGATTTCGAAGCACCTTCAGCAACACCTGGATAAAGATTTGCTTGGATGCCGCATTCAATTGGTTGAGCGAGATTTCATTTCCTGCCTTGTGATAGAGACGGATGGTGAAATTCTCCATACTGTCTGATAGCTCCACCTTGGCGATGCAGCCCTTGTAGGAAATGAGGAGTTTGTTGAGTTGCTCCTTCATATCCTCCTCAATCTTTTCCTTCTTGCGCTTGAGCAGAGTGTCGGCAACATCCTCAAAGAAAGGCTTAAGTTTCACCAACATGTCATATTTTACATCTGGTTCCTGCTGTATCTGCACATCAAACTGGTGAATCTTCCGCTCCAGTTTCTCAATGCTCATCTTTCTGTCATCCGCCTCCTTCTTCAAGATTTCAAGTTCACGGCTAGCCTCCTCGTATGCCTTGATGATTTCGGTATTGCCGCTTACCATGCTACGACGGAGCAGAGCTATCTGACTCTGCTGATTATCATAGTTCTCCAACCGCTTTTCCAAATCATAACGACTGTCATTAAGGGCGATAAACTCATTCACAGCATTGGCACCCAGCAGATTCTTGAGCGCATCAAACTCGCTTTCATCCAGAAAAGCATAGTCATCCTTGCGCTGCAAAGCTTCCTGCTGACTCTTCAGGTAAGCCACCACATCGTCATCCTCCACGGAATCCGGACAGAGGCACTTTGATTTCAGATAACCAAGAATCTTGGTAGTTACCTCACGCATCTGCTCCAGGGAGAGCACCCCTTCACGTTCCTGCTTCAAGGCTTCTTTCTGTCGGATGATGTCATTCACCTCGTTTGTGATTCCCTGTGCAAGTTTCGGAAAGAACACGTTGATTTCCAAGGTCTCCACCACCTGCTTCAATTGGGCATTATATCGCTTTGACAACTCCTGCGTATCTTTCACGCTGGCCTCCAGATCCTGAATCTTTCGTGCAGTCTCGGCAGAATCCTTAGCACCTTCCTTGGCAGCATCATATTCAGCCTGAATGGAAACCAGATATTTGTACTTATCATCCTGGTGCTTGGTATTCTCCTCCTGCAAAGCCACCAGTTGGTTGCGCTGCTCGCAAAGACCATTATATTCCTCAGCCTCCTTTTGTGCCTCCAGTCTCCTTGCCGCCCATTCCTGCTGCTGATGCTCGGCAGCATTTTTCAATTGCAGATACTTGTTGAATCCCATCACATTCTGGATATTATCCTTGATGATTTGGGCAAAAACATTCTCCTTCAAGAGCTCGCTCGACTGCATAGCATCGAATAGGAAATACTTACTGAGTTCCTGTGGCAGGTTTGCCTTGATGATTTTATTCACCTGCTGCTCGTTGATGGCACGCTGCTGCGGAGGCGTAGCCGTACCATAGGAGAAAAGCGTGCCATCCATATTGAGCAGCACATTCTCCACAGGCTTGTTGGCAGGATTAAGCTTATAAGTGCGACGCAGCAGATACTGCTGCTTGCGTCCGAGCACCATACCTTCGAAAGAGAGTTCAAGCACGATGGTAGGCTCCACCTTTCCCAAGGCACCATTGTTCAGGAGTTCCTGAAAATGCGCCTTGTTCTGAATTTTGAGTCCATATAGAGCCCCACAGATAGCCTCGAACAGCGTGGTCTTACCACCACCATTCATACCACCTATCAGGATGATGGGCTGATCGGGGTTCACCGACAAATCCAAGTCAAGACTCAGATAAGTCTTATAGTTCTTGATTTTGATTCTTTTGATAATCATAATCTATTCTTCACTCTTCGTTCTTCATTCTTGGTTCTTTACTTGATCTGAGAAATCGCCTCGGCGATAATCTTCTCAGTATCCTCGTCATTCATTTCTATCTTATCCACCTTGGCTGCATGATATTTGCGCAGGATTTCCTCGCTCATCCAGTCGAAGTCAATCTCATGCTTCTCGCATAGCGTCCTGATCAGGTCGAGGTCTTCCTTTCGGATGCCATAGTGCAAGAATTTTCCATCTAGTCCCTTTGCCATCGTTATTACACCTTATTATAAATGTAGCGTTTATGACTTATTTATATTCTTTCGGATAGAAGCTATCCCACTCCACAATGTCTGTAGTGTTTTCTATCTTCAGCGGACAATACTTCCAGTTGTTATTTCTCTCGATAATGATGCCACCTTTCAGATGCTTGTCCTTGTTCTCTTCGCTCGCCATATAGTCGATGAGGGCATTATGCTTTTCTACGGCATCCACATCACTTCCAGCACTCTTGGTATCGAAGAGGAAGATCTGACCATTCTTCATACGAATCACGAAATCTACATAGAATAGGGCTTTGTGCCCCTCCTTGTTCTCGTAACTGATGGCATAATGTTGCCTGCCGGCATCACCATTTTTATACCACCAGTCAATATACTCCCTGTTGGCTTCCAGGAAAGCTTCGAAACGCTCTTCAGGCTTAGAGGCATTCTTCAATTCTACGAATGGCAAAAGAGCATGATCTCGTACCTCATCCTTGATGTGATGGCTTTCTTCCTTATAGAGTCGTTCCACTGGAACCTCCCAGTCATAAGTTTTATAAAACTTTGCATTCTGCAGATTCTGCCGCTCCTCAAGTATTTTCTGATAACGATTCAAGGCACGGTCTATCAAATCTGCAAATACCTCCTTATTACCATGATAAAGAATCACCTTCACGGCATCCGTCTCAAAGAGTTCAAACAAGTCTTCCATCAGTTCCTTCAAGGCAAAAGCCAATGTCGTGACACTCACCTTCTCAAACTTCGAACCAATACACTTGGCACAGAAAGCATTGAATGAATTGTTCAATTCCTGCATCGTGCGGACATATCTTGCCTTCTTATCCACATGAGTCTCACCAGTCTCGCCCGTGATACTGACATCCTCTATCAAATCGATTCCAATGCTTCTTACCTTAAAGGTAATCTTATCCTCACATGCCTTTCTGTTTTTGGCATAAATGCTCTCTGCAGCCTCAACATCTTCGGAATCTTCTTCATCCACATTGCCCTCCAAGTCATCTATCGTGAAAAGAGATAACTGGCGGTTCTTAACCAGAAGAATATCTTCAAAGACTTTTGCAAGTACCTTCTTGAAATCTGGTCCCAGTCGCTTACGTGCAATGGCAGGACGCTCACAATATTCAGAACGCAGCACCACATTGCATAGATTCTCTCGACGAACAGCATGAATATTCGACATATAGTCCATATCATCTTGCACAATCTTGATGATGTCTTTGCTGAGATTGGTATATACATAGCCCCAATTCAGTCGGTCGTCCTCATAGAAATGCTGCTCAGGCATACGAAGAATGCGTCCCACGGTCTGAGCGGTGAAAGTAAAACTCTCTATCTTTCGGAAGATGAGGAGCACAGCGGCACGAGGGCAGTCCCATCCCAGAGCGATGGCCTGCTTGAAGAGTAACACCTCGGTCAGATTATCCGGTTTCTCTATACCATCCAGATTCTCCTTTTCGTTGCTGAGCCATATCGCCAACTTGCCATTGTCAACATTGATATTCTTGATGGTGTCCAGATATTGCATCACCTCTTCCTTGATACTTTCATCATCCTTATCCATCTTATCTTTATCATTAGGCAACTGAATAAGCAGCAGAGGATTGATATGAACACCTATCTTGCGATAAGCCTCAGCCAACTCTTCCCGCTTCTTGAACGCAAGGCTCACCAGATGCTGGTTCAAAGAGCCATTCGGATCCGTAAAGTTCAAGGCAGGATTCAATACCACACCCTGTTTAATCATACCTTCTCTAACAACAGCCTCTCTAGGTATTTTCACATCCAAATCGCCTTTTGTCTCAGGGGTTGCCGAGATACGGAGCTCAACTTTTGGATTGATGTTCTTCAACACCTTCTCTGTCTTGTTGGCGAGTTTGCTGGCAAACATGTGCTCTTCGTCGATGATAACGACGATAGGAATATTCTGTTCTTCCTGGGTTCTGCGAGTAAGATCATAGAGCGAAGCACTCTGCTCCGTATCACGTATCATCACGGCATTATCCTTATTGATACTCTCCCAATTGACGAAAAGGATTTCTCCCGGATGAATGTAGCCTTCGGCAGAATGGTCGAGGTCGTCATAGATGACCGGATGCAACTCCTGTCCTTCCGTAAAGAAGGATTTCATCTTAAAGTAGCTCTGCTCATGAAGCTTGTTGGGAGCAATCCAAATATACGCCAACTCTTTATAAGGTACATCCGTACGGTCTCTCAACTCTGCATTCAGTCGGAGCAACATTTCTGATGCCATCACCGTCTTGCCGGCACCTGTTGGAGCCTTAAATACGAGTGTATGGCGCATACCTGAATAGGTAAGCAAATCAATGGTCTTATCTACCAATTCCTTGACTGCTTTCTGCTGATATTGTATCTGTTTCATTCGTCGCCTCCTTCCCTGTTATCTTTGATTTCACTTGCTGCCATCGTATATGTTTGATTTTGAAATAAATCCGATTCTTCGACTGTTCTCGCTTCTGAATCCGTTTCTTCTGCAACATCATCCAGGAGTTGCGCTTGACGCTTCTTTGGCAAAACCCTGCGATAAGCATTCAATACGGCATCAGGCATGGCACAAAGCGAGACACAATCTGCCACATCCTCAAACTCATCATCATAAGC
This Segatella copri DSM 18205 DNA region includes the following protein-coding sequences:
- a CDS encoding AAA family ATPase — its product is MIIKRIKIKNYKTYLSLDLDLSVNPDQPIILIGGMNGGGKTTLFEAICGALYGLKIQNKAHFQELLNNGALGKVEPTIVLELSFEGMVLGRKQQYLLRRTYKLNPANKPVENVLLNMDGTLFSYGTATPPQQRAINEQQVNKIIKANLPQELSKYFLFDAMQSSELLKENVFAQIIKDNIQNVMGFNKYLQLKNAAEHQQQEWAARRLEAQKEAEEYNGLCEQRNQLVALQEENTKHQDDKYKYLVSIQAEYDAAKEGAKDSAETARKIQDLEASVKDTQELSKRYNAQLKQVVETLEINVFFPKLAQGITNEVNDIIRQKEALKQEREGVLSLEQMREVTTKILGYLKSKCLCPDSVEDDDVVAYLKSQQEALQRKDDYAFLDESEFDALKNLLGANAVNEFIALNDSRYDLEKRLENYDNQQSQIALLRRSMVSGNTEIIKAYEEASRELEILKKEADDRKMSIEKLERKIHQFDVQIQQEPDVKYDMLVKLKPFFEDVADTLLKRKKEKIEEDMKEQLNKLLISYKGCIAKVELSDSMENFTIRLYHKAGNEISLNQLNAASKQIFIQVLLKVLRNLGDYNPPVMIDTVMGVLDEESRDVLMEEYFPGLAEQTILLCTTSEIRKDKDYMKLEPFLSRSYTLVRDVESQSTHVEEGYFGVMCNE
- a CDS encoding DNA modification system-associated small protein gives rise to the protein MAKGLDGKFLHYGIRKEDLDLIRTLCEKHEIDFDWMSEEILRKYHAAKVDKIEMNDEDTEKIIAEAISQIK
- a CDS encoding DEAD/DEAH box helicase → MKQIQYQQKAVKELVDKTIDLLTYSGMRHTLVFKAPTGAGKTVMASEMLLRLNAELRDRTDVPYKELAYIWIAPNKLHEQSYFKMKSFFTEGQELHPVIYDDLDHSAEGYIHPGEILFVNWESINKDNAVMIRDTEQSASLYDLTRRTQEEQNIPIVVIIDEEHMFASKLANKTEKVLKNINPKVELRISATPETKGDLDVKIPREAVVREGMIKQGVVLNPALNFTDPNGSLNQHLVSLAFKKREELAEAYRKIGVHINPLLLIQLPNDKDKMDKDDESIKEEVMQYLDTIKNINVDNGKLAIWLSNEKENLDGIEKPDNLTEVLLFKQAIALGWDCPRAAVLLIFRKIESFTFTAQTVGRILRMPEQHFYEDDRLNWGYVYTNLSKDIIKIVQDDMDYMSNIHAVRRENLCNVVLRSEYCERPAIARKRLGPDFKKVLAKVFEDILLVKNRQLSLFTIDDLEGNVDEEDSEDVEAAESIYAKNRKACEDKITFKVRSIGIDLIEDVSITGETGETHVDKKARYVRTMQELNNSFNAFCAKCIGSKFEKVSVTTLAFALKELMEDLFELFETDAVKVILYHGNKEVFADLIDRALNRYQKILEERQNLQNAKFYKTYDWEVPVERLYKEESHHIKDEVRDHALLPFVELKNASKPEERFEAFLEANREYIDWWYKNGDAGRQHYAISYENKEGHKALFYVDFVIRMKNGQIFLFDTKSAGSDVDAVEKHNALIDYMASEENKDKHLKGGIIIERNNNWKYCPLKIENTTDIVEWDSFYPKEYK